A part of Caldicellulosiruptor owensensis OL genomic DNA contains:
- a CDS encoding flagellar hook-length control protein FliK, with translation MNPQVVMNTNMLLFKTSAATSNTSNTKDMKNKSLSFKDILEKKIDDSRNVDSKDNVLPKRITVARKDSTVSSEKQTEKNEVNFQKDEIAPMEGLNSKNLDTEGNVQSQILQTQIMEFLNLIFNLFKSGENLDKLNLNQLFQSNNIQEIDFSNLQFQSLQTTMDLNQYLSFNNSKITILQLLQNFAQRMVQSTEDQQMFDFVFVKNNSTNTEKFYKLLGEIIFDKHNQSQFFDIKSNDDSILEVLRKLFAEDKNELKGFNTENKEGILGKILKEIENIIESSDDQKLINVLNTQNTDTANETLDFIKKVSSESGFKKEVFLQQLLQEKETNINEEKIQTKPDVLDLRQHAFMLENKMESISSFQDDKSIREVRMSLINQLAEKVSIVNKQNLTTLQVNIKPEWLGNVVIELSKDNSGKIFGNLIVTSPQVKEIIEGSLSNLLTILKDQGINISQLNVSLSGNFNGQQYQDQQRFPQRRNFVVQGSEESSISIESLIYEMSESILNLRA, from the coding sequence TTGAATCCGCAAGTGGTAATGAATACTAATATGCTGTTATTTAAAACATCTGCTGCAACATCTAACACAAGTAATACAAAAGATATGAAGAACAAGAGCCTATCATTTAAAGATATTTTGGAAAAGAAAATTGATGATTCAAGAAATGTAGACAGCAAAGATAATGTATTGCCAAAAAGGATAACAGTAGCTCGAAAAGACTCTACAGTATCTTCTGAAAAACAAACAGAAAAGAATGAAGTTAATTTTCAGAAAGATGAAATAGCTCCGATGGAAGGACTAAATAGTAAGAATTTAGACACAGAGGGTAATGTCCAGTCTCAAATACTGCAAACTCAGATAATGGAGTTTTTAAACCTTATTTTTAATTTATTTAAAAGTGGTGAAAACCTGGATAAATTAAATTTAAATCAGCTTTTTCAATCCAATAACATTCAGGAGATTGACTTTTCAAATTTACAGTTTCAGTCTCTACAGACAACAATGGATTTGAATCAATATTTGAGTTTTAATAATAGCAAGATAACAATTTTGCAGCTTTTACAAAATTTTGCTCAGAGAATGGTACAAAGTACTGAGGACCAGCAGATGTTTGATTTTGTGTTTGTTAAGAACAATAGTACAAATACAGAAAAATTTTATAAATTATTAGGAGAAATTATTTTCGACAAACATAATCAAAGTCAGTTTTTTGATATTAAATCAAATGATGATTCAATATTAGAAGTTTTAAGAAAGCTGTTTGCAGAAGATAAAAATGAATTAAAAGGTTTTAACACAGAGAATAAGGAAGGGATTTTAGGTAAGATTTTGAAAGAGATCGAAAATATAATTGAAAGTTCAGATGACCAAAAACTGATTAATGTTTTAAATACGCAAAATACAGATACGGCAAATGAAACTCTTGATTTTATCAAAAAAGTGTCAAGTGAGAGTGGTTTTAAAAAAGAAGTTTTTTTACAACAGCTTTTACAAGAAAAAGAAACAAATATAAATGAAGAAAAGATACAAACGAAGCCAGATGTATTGGATTTGAGACAACATGCTTTTATGCTTGAAAACAAAATGGAAAGTATTTCTTCTTTTCAGGATGACAAAAGCATAAGAGAAGTTAGGATGTCTTTAATTAATCAGCTTGCAGAAAAGGTTTCTATAGTAAACAAACAAAACCTTACAACTTTGCAGGTGAATATAAAGCCTGAATGGCTTGGAAATGTAGTAATTGAACTTAGCAAAGATAACAGCGGTAAGATTTTTGGAAATCTCATTGTAACGTCACCACAGGTAAAAGAAATCATAGAAGGGTCGTTAAGTAATCTTCTTACCATACTTAAAGACCAGGGGATAAATATATCACAGTTAAATGTGAGCTTGAGCGGAAATTTCAACGGTCAACAATATCAAGATCAGCAGAGATTTCCACAGAGAAGAAATTTTGTTGTTCAAGGTAGTGAAGAGAGTAGTATAAGTATAGAGAGTTTGATTTATGAGATGAGTGAAAGTATTCTTAATTTGAGAGCTTGA
- a CDS encoding MotE family protein codes for MIEVAETKLVEDLTAENKPKKKEKKKKKSLFIFLIIFLILAGASFATVYFNLFGAKNALDTFLKKTPFVKSKNKTQTVDIQKIYEKQIADLQKQKEVLQSKLSLLEKQNADMQKQIEDLTVKISDLTSKQVDTQNKIKYFASLLQNMDSKKAAKIVENLLDIDSQIANEVLLAIPSETASEILSNIAPEKTIKLLGVSNSNQKTISEDISVLTNIYKNIDPKVAASIFENMMSDNKKYTLVVRILKSLDTKTSSQIISNMNAENAAKVTSSLSALR; via the coding sequence GTGATAGAAGTGGCAGAAACTAAACTTGTAGAGGATTTAACAGCTGAAAATAAGCCAAAAAAGAAAGAGAAGAAAAAGAAAAAGAGTTTATTTATATTTTTAATAATTTTTCTGATTCTTGCTGGAGCATCGTTTGCTACTGTATACTTTAATCTTTTTGGAGCAAAAAATGCTTTAGATACGTTTTTAAAGAAAACTCCATTTGTGAAGAGTAAAAATAAAACCCAAACTGTAGATATCCAAAAGATTTATGAAAAACAGATTGCAGACCTTCAAAAACAAAAAGAGGTTTTGCAATCTAAACTTTCTTTACTGGAGAAACAAAACGCTGACATGCAGAAGCAGATAGAGGATTTGACTGTTAAAATATCCGACCTTACTTCAAAACAGGTAGATACTCAAAACAAAATAAAATATTTTGCAAGTTTGCTTCAGAATATGGATTCAAAAAAAGCTGCAAAGATAGTTGAGAACTTATTGGACATAGATAGTCAAATAGCAAATGAGGTGCTTTTGGCAATACCATCTGAAACTGCGTCAGAGATACTATCAAATATAGCGCCTGAGAAGACGATAAAATTATTAGGGGTTTCAAATTCAAACCAGAAGACAATTTCTGAAGATATCTCTGTTTTGACTAATATATATAAAAACATTGACCCAAAAGTTGCAGCATCAATATTTGAAAATATGATGAGCGATAATAAAAAATATACATTGGTAGTTAGAATATTGAAGTCACTTGATACAAAAACTTCTTCGCAGATAATAAGTAACATGAACGCTGAAAATGCTGCAAAGGTCACATCAAGCCTTTCAGCATTAAGATGA
- the fliJ gene encoding flagellar export protein FliJ: MKKFRFEQILRIKTQLEELKKSELAKQNQILNEYIARKLDLEKNINKIKNDIKTLCLSGFSPQQLKPYFQFLTVLRKNKDIQEQLIYYQKLRVEEKKKEVIESMIEKKKFEKLKERHLINLMNDIKRLENKELDRVVSYKIYKGIGDRSGRN; the protein is encoded by the coding sequence ATGAAAAAGTTCAGGTTTGAACAGATATTAAGAATAAAGACGCAGTTAGAAGAGTTAAAAAAGAGTGAACTTGCCAAGCAAAATCAGATATTAAATGAGTATATCGCTCGAAAACTTGATCTGGAGAAAAATATTAACAAAATTAAAAATGATATAAAAACTCTTTGTTTGAGTGGTTTTTCGCCGCAGCAGTTAAAGCCTTATTTTCAGTTTCTTACTGTCTTGAGAAAAAATAAGGATATTCAGGAACAATTGATTTACTATCAAAAACTCAGAGTTGAAGAAAAGAAAAAAGAAGTTATAGAGAGTATGATTGAAAAAAAGAAGTTTGAAAAGTTAAAAGAAAGACACTTGATAAATTTAATGAATGATATAAAACGGCTTGAAAACAAAGAACTTGACAGAGTTGTATCATACAAAATTTACAAAGGTATAGGTGATAGAAGTGGCAGAAACTAA
- the fliI gene encoding flagellar protein export ATPase FliI yields MLEKLKSKVENANFYQFTGFVNQVIGLTIESQGPAVSIGTLCRIKAAKTETLAEVVGFKENKVLLMPYSDLVGVFPGCKVIAQDSIFEIKVGNELLGRILDGLGQPIDGKGEIKSKIKYPVENRAPNPLERPRIDTIMPLGIKAIDALLTIGRGQRVGIFAGSGVGKSTLLGMIARNAKADVNVLALIGERGRELKEFLEKDLKDEGLKRSVVVVATSDESALKRVKAAYVAMAIAEYFRDQGLDVLFLMDSLTRFAMAQREIGLAVGEPPVSRGYTPSVFSIMPKLLERAGKNRNGSITALFTVLVDGDDFNEPITDTARGILDGHIVLSRAIANKNHYPAIDVLASISRVMNDIVEPFHRELANQTKRILAVYREAEDLINIGAYTKGSNPEIDRAIDLMPRINQFLRQEVDEKFEFEETIQMLKGIIS; encoded by the coding sequence ATGCTTGAAAAACTCAAATCAAAAGTTGAAAATGCAAATTTTTACCAGTTTACTGGCTTTGTAAATCAGGTTATAGGTCTTACAATAGAATCGCAGGGACCGGCTGTTAGCATAGGCACACTTTGCCGTATAAAAGCTGCAAAGACAGAGACCTTAGCAGAGGTTGTAGGGTTTAAAGAGAACAAAGTGCTTTTAATGCCTTATTCTGACCTTGTTGGTGTGTTTCCGGGTTGTAAAGTTATCGCGCAAGACAGTATTTTTGAAATTAAAGTAGGTAATGAACTTCTCGGTAGAATCCTTGACGGTTTAGGACAGCCAATTGATGGCAAAGGTGAGATAAAATCAAAGATAAAATACCCTGTTGAAAACAGGGCGCCAAACCCGCTTGAAAGGCCGAGAATAGATACTATAATGCCGCTTGGAATAAAAGCGATTGATGCTCTTTTAACAATTGGCAGAGGACAGAGAGTTGGAATATTTGCGGGAAGCGGTGTTGGCAAGAGTACACTTCTTGGCATGATTGCACGAAATGCCAAGGCAGATGTCAATGTTCTTGCTTTAATTGGTGAAAGAGGGAGAGAGCTTAAAGAGTTTCTGGAGAAGGATTTGAAGGATGAAGGACTTAAAAGGTCTGTTGTAGTAGTTGCAACCTCTGATGAGTCAGCTCTGAAAAGGGTAAAGGCAGCATATGTTGCAATGGCAATTGCGGAGTATTTTCGCGACCAGGGACTTGATGTGCTTTTTTTGATGGACTCACTTACGAGGTTTGCGATGGCTCAAAGGGAGATAGGTCTTGCTGTTGGTGAACCGCCGGTATCAAGGGGATATACACCGTCAGTGTTTTCGATAATGCCAAAGCTTTTAGAAAGAGCGGGGAAAAATAGAAATGGTTCTATTACTGCACTTTTCACTGTGCTTGTTGATGGAGATGATTTTAACGAGCCAATAACTGATACAGCAAGAGGTATTTTGGATGGACACATTGTTCTTTCAAGGGCAATTGCAAACAAAAATCACTATCCTGCTATTGATGTGCTTGCCAGTATCAGCAGAGTAATGAACGATATTGTTGAGCCTTTTCACAGGGAGCTTGCGAACCAGACAAAACGTATTTTGGCTGTTTACAGAGAAGCTGAAGATTTAATAAACATCGGGGCATATACAAAGGGTTCAAATCCTGAAATTGACAGAGCAATTGATCTTATGCCGAGAATAAATCAGTTTTTAAGACAGGAAGTTGATGAAAAATTTGAGTTTGAAGAGACAATTCAAATGCTCAAGGGCATAATTTCGTAA
- a CDS encoding FliH/SctL family protein yields the protein MSNVIRNNQVLIQNPVETNYKVLLEKLIKARAEIENYERRLKEQEEEFEKQKNKAEILQKEAEELLNNARQEAQRIIDEANIRAQLILKQAQEDGYREGFEKGLLDAQKEYEKMLENIEIQKAMILKERENILKDLENKVLLLVPRILEKVLEREIRDRSFLQQYIKNAILQLSIRNSLTLRVSEEDFGYISEKLEEILRGIDGVDKVDVKVDKALRSGDVVIETPYGFVETGVRMRLEKIQEIIESLIGD from the coding sequence TTGTCTAATGTTATCAGAAATAACCAGGTGTTAATTCAAAATCCAGTTGAGACAAACTATAAAGTGCTTCTTGAAAAGCTTATAAAAGCAAGGGCTGAGATTGAAAACTATGAAAGAAGGTTAAAAGAACAAGAAGAAGAATTTGAAAAACAAAAGAACAAAGCTGAAATTCTTCAGAAGGAAGCTGAAGAGCTGTTAAATAACGCAAGGCAAGAGGCTCAAAGGATAATAGACGAAGCAAATATCCGTGCACAACTGATTTTAAAGCAGGCCCAGGAAGATGGTTACAGAGAAGGTTTTGAAAAGGGTTTGCTTGATGCTCAAAAAGAATATGAAAAGATGCTTGAAAATATAGAAATTCAAAAGGCAATGATACTCAAAGAAAGAGAAAATATTCTCAAAGACCTTGAGAACAAGGTTTTGCTCCTTGTACCTCGGATTTTAGAAAAGGTTTTAGAGAGGGAGATAAGAGATAGAAGCTTTTTGCAGCAGTATATTAAGAATGCTATTTTACAGCTTTCAATCCGAAACAGTTTGACTTTAAGGGTGAGTGAGGAAGATTTTGGATATATAAGTGAAAAACTTGAAGAAATTTTGCGGGGGATAGACGGAGTTGACAAAGTAGACGTAAAGGTTGACAAGGCTTTGAGAAGTGGTGATGTGGTAATTGAAACTCCGTACGGTTTTGTTGAAACAGGTGTAAGGATGCGTCTTGAGAAGATTCAAGAAATAATTGAGTCATTGATTGGTGATTGA
- the fliG gene encoding flagellar motor switch protein FliG, whose amino-acid sequence MPKTGISGKQKAAMLLIALGPERSAKVFKHLKEEEIEELTLEIANIRTVSPEQKQAILEEFYNLCLAQEYIAEGGIDYAKEVLEKALGPEKAKEVIEKLTVSLQVRPFDFIRKADASQILNFIQNEHPQTIALVISYLKPQQAAQVLASLPQEKQADVARRIALMDRTSPDVIREVEKVLEKKLSSVVMQDYTVVGGIQAIVDILNAVDRGTEKRILEALELEDVELVEEIRKRMFVFEDIVKLDNRSIQRILREVENNTLAIALKGTTEEVRKVIFSNMSKRMAEMIQEDMEYMGPVRIRDVEEAQQKIVNIIRKLEDAGEIVISRGGGDEIIV is encoded by the coding sequence ATGCCCAAAACAGGGATTTCTGGCAAACAAAAAGCAGCTATGCTTTTAATTGCGCTTGGGCCTGAGAGGTCTGCAAAAGTTTTTAAGCACTTAAAAGAAGAGGAGATTGAAGAACTGACTTTAGAGATAGCCAATATAAGAACAGTATCGCCTGAACAAAAGCAGGCCATCTTGGAAGAATTTTATAATCTTTGCCTTGCACAGGAATACATTGCAGAGGGTGGTATTGATTATGCAAAAGAGGTCTTGGAAAAGGCGCTCGGTCCAGAAAAGGCCAAAGAGGTTATAGAAAAGCTTACAGTATCTCTTCAGGTAAGACCTTTTGATTTTATCAGGAAAGCTGATGCGTCGCAGATACTCAACTTTATTCAAAATGAACATCCACAGACAATAGCGCTTGTTATTTCATACTTAAAACCCCAGCAGGCAGCACAGGTTTTGGCATCTCTGCCTCAGGAAAAACAGGCTGATGTTGCGCGAAGGATTGCGCTTATGGACAGAACTTCACCGGATGTCATACGTGAAGTTGAGAAGGTGCTTGAAAAAAAACTTTCATCTGTTGTTATGCAGGATTACACAGTTGTTGGCGGTATTCAGGCTATTGTTGACATATTGAATGCTGTTGACAGGGGTACGGAAAAGAGAATTTTAGAAGCACTCGAACTTGAAGATGTTGAACTTGTTGAAGAGATTAGAAAACGCATGTTTGTATTTGAGGACATTGTCAAGCTTGACAACAGGTCTATCCAGAGAATTTTGCGTGAGGTTGAAAACAACACGCTGGCAATTGCTCTCAAAGGTACAACTGAAGAGGTTCGAAAGGTTATCTTTAGCAACATGTCAAAACGAATGGCAGAGATGATTCAAGAAGATATGGAATATATGGGGCCTGTTAGAATACGTGATGTAGAAGAAGCTCAGCAAAAGATTGTTAACATTATAAGAAAGCTTGAAGATGCCGGTGAGATTGTCATTTCTCGCGGCGGGGGAGATGAGATAATTGTCTAA
- the fliF gene encoding flagellar basal-body MS-ring/collar protein FliF: MPQFLNDFLKNIKEKWDKFAKSQKIMLVISSSIILLSVIIALYITTRPHYVTIFSGLDPKEAAEIQNILNEQKIDSKVANGGTTILVRDTDVDRAKMAAAQAGYPKNSSITFEDALKLSSSMTATESDKRRTFIKLKESEIQEALKQMSDYIEDAVVNLSVPEDYTFALKDEATKPTASVKLTLKKSLGSNQIEGIQRFVAASVEGLLPENVVIIDNKGNYLSSNSSDTTEGLSSKQLQIKIATKNEIEKKVKELLGSYVSSPEDVKVSVNLDMNFDMQKISETKYFPVLEDSGIVVSKKTTKEEAQSTNSSSSGVPGTDTNPTQNTTQYPISSQGGQSTYTKTDETVNYQNNEKKIETIKAPGTINYDRSSIAVVLYRYVTYTQEDFEKSDQAKNMNWAQFKLQNQNNKRSFLTDQKEIETIVNLIKSATGIQNVTVEGYEVPTFVDRPQRQIPVDYIYVALAFLLLMVFAASLLIKASKSKPRRLELAGVGPVEISEEKPVAEEILQEAEKRKEAEVEEINIEEFGVSQYEKQIDKLLKEKPEIVAQLLRNWLNEDWE; this comes from the coding sequence TTGCCTCAGTTTTTAAATGATTTTTTGAAAAATATAAAGGAAAAATGGGATAAGTTTGCAAAATCGCAAAAGATAATGCTTGTAATATCATCTTCTATAATACTATTATCGGTCATTATAGCTCTTTACATTACAACAAGACCACATTATGTCACAATCTTTTCTGGACTTGATCCGAAAGAGGCAGCAGAGATTCAAAACATTTTAAATGAGCAAAAGATTGATTCAAAAGTTGCAAACGGTGGTACAACTATATTGGTAAGGGATACTGATGTTGACAGGGCAAAGATGGCAGCGGCTCAAGCAGGATATCCTAAAAACAGCAGTATCACATTTGAAGATGCACTAAAACTTTCAAGCTCCATGACAGCAACAGAGTCGGATAAAAGAAGGACGTTTATAAAACTTAAAGAAAGTGAAATTCAAGAGGCTCTAAAGCAGATGTCAGATTACATAGAGGATGCGGTTGTAAATTTGAGCGTACCAGAGGATTATACTTTTGCACTCAAGGATGAGGCAACAAAACCCACTGCAAGCGTAAAGCTCACTTTGAAAAAGAGTTTAGGCTCAAACCAGATAGAAGGTATTCAGAGGTTTGTTGCAGCCTCTGTTGAAGGACTTTTGCCAGAAAATGTAGTGATAATAGACAATAAAGGAAATTATCTCTCAAGCAATTCATCTGATACAACCGAAGGGCTTTCGAGCAAACAGCTTCAAATCAAAATTGCAACAAAAAATGAGATAGAAAAAAAAGTAAAAGAGCTTTTGGGAAGCTATGTAAGTTCTCCTGAAGATGTGAAGGTTTCAGTGAATTTAGATATGAATTTTGATATGCAGAAGATAAGTGAAACAAAGTACTTCCCTGTTTTAGAAGACAGTGGCATAGTGGTATCAAAAAAGACAACAAAGGAGGAGGCTCAGAGCACAAATTCTTCATCCAGTGGGGTTCCTGGTACTGATACAAATCCCACACAGAATACAACACAGTATCCCATTTCATCTCAGGGAGGGCAGTCTACATATACAAAAACTGATGAGACTGTAAATTACCAGAACAACGAAAAGAAGATTGAAACCATAAAAGCTCCTGGTACCATCAACTATGACAGGTCTTCAATAGCAGTTGTATTATACAGATATGTTACATATACCCAAGAAGATTTTGAAAAATCAGACCAGGCAAAAAACATGAACTGGGCACAGTTCAAGCTCCAAAACCAGAACAACAAAAGGTCGTTTTTGACAGACCAAAAAGAGATAGAAACAATTGTAAATTTAATAAAGAGCGCAACAGGTATACAAAACGTTACTGTAGAGGGGTATGAAGTTCCAACCTTTGTTGACAGACCACAAAGACAAATCCCTGTTGATTACATTTATGTTGCGCTTGCGTTTTTGCTTTTGATGGTTTTTGCGGCAAGCCTCTTGATAAAGGCATCAAAGAGCAAACCTCGTAGGCTTGAGCTTGCTGGTGTTGGACCTGTAGAGATTTCAGAGGAAAAACCTGTAGCTGAGGAAATTTTGCAAGAGGCCGAAAAGAGAAAAGAAGCAGAAGTTGAAGAGATAAATATCGAAGAATTTGGTGTTAGCCAGTATGAAAAACAGATTGACAAGCTCTTAAAAGAAAAACCTGAAATAGTTGCACAACTTCTCAGAAACTGGCTCAACGAAGATTGGGAGTGA
- the fliE gene encoding flagellar hook-basal body complex protein FliE: protein MSLNINFDSISKVFEKQFSSINTNSASNQTSQISFVDFLYKALEGVDSLQKEAEYQNNLFLLGLSTNPQDAIVASEKASIALQLTLQIRNKILDAYNEIMRMQV, encoded by the coding sequence ATGTCTTTAAATATAAACTTTGACAGTATTTCAAAGGTTTTTGAGAAGCAATTTTCAAGCATAAATACAAACAGTGCAAGCAATCAAACTTCTCAGATTTCGTTTGTTGATTTTCTTTACAAAGCATTAGAAGGTGTAGATAGCCTGCAAAAAGAAGCAGAGTATCAGAATAACCTGTTTTTGTTAGGGCTTTCTACAAACCCACAGGATGCTATAGTAGCATCTGAAAAAGCTTCCATTGCATTGCAGCTTACATTGCAGATTAGAAATAAAATTTTGGATGCATACAATGAAATTATGCGCATGCAGGTATGA
- the flgC gene encoding flagellar basal body rod protein FlgC, producing the protein MGMFDAINISSSALTAQRVRMDVIAQNIANANTTRTENGQPYRRKIVVFEERKQNFSQILNQKIEQIQASSSGGVRVKAILEDPSPFKKVYDPTHPDADQNGYVNYPNVDIVTEMVNMIEASRSYEANVTALNITKSMITRTFEIGK; encoded by the coding sequence GTGGGAATGTTTGATGCGATAAACATTTCATCGTCAGCCTTGACTGCACAGCGGGTAAGAATGGATGTAATTGCCCAGAATATTGCAAATGCAAATACTACAAGAACAGAAAATGGTCAGCCTTACAGAAGAAAAATTGTAGTTTTTGAAGAAAGAAAACAGAATTTTTCTCAAATATTAAATCAGAAGATTGAGCAAATTCAAGCATCATCTTCGGGTGGTGTGAGAGTTAAAGCAATTTTAGAGGACCCAAGCCCGTTTAAAAAAGTATATGACCCCACTCATCCTGATGCTGACCAAAATGGGTATGTAAATTATCCAAATGTAGATATTGTCACTGAAATGGTTAACATGATTGAAGCGTCACGTTCTTATGAGGCAAATGTCACTGCTCTTAACATAACAAAATCAATGATAACAAGAACATTTGAAATAGGTAAATAA
- the flgB gene encoding flagellar basal body rod protein FlgB: MINMFDKIDLYTKALDWAWKRNEIISNNIANADTPGYKAKDLNFEAFLQRSFNQEESLELVTTNERHIKESSSNPDNSIEVLDSSFQMRLDQNTVDIEQEMGKLLQNSLYFDGVSLQLSREINKWKTVIKEGR; this comes from the coding sequence ATGATAAATATGTTTGATAAAATTGACCTTTACACAAAGGCTCTTGACTGGGCGTGGAAGAGAAACGAGATAATTTCAAACAACATAGCAAATGCGGATACGCCTGGCTATAAGGCGAAAGACTTGAATTTTGAAGCATTCTTGCAGAGAAGTTTTAACCAAGAAGAAAGTTTAGAACTTGTGACAACCAATGAAAGACATATAAAAGAAAGCAGTAGCAATCCAGATAATTCCATAGAAGTGCTTGACAGCAGTTTCCAAATGAGACTTGATCAGAACACTGTGGACATAGAACAGGAGATGGGAAAACTCCTACAAAACTCTCTGTATTTTGACGGTGTTTCACTTCAGCTTTCGAGAGAGATAAACAAGTGGAAGACGGTGATAAAGGAAGGAAGGTGA
- the codY gene encoding GTP-sensing pleiotropic transcriptional regulator CodY, translating to MQQSLLEKVRKLNRVIQSKDKEVLDFERLCSVVGDVTDSSVFFIDKDGKVICKYIMPFVNVDIKLSEEKKIGDKLQKFFWWFVDTRANMKFSDITRIAEIESKAGGENDLLCTSVPVIGGGRRFGTVLAFKSFSAFTEEDIIVLEYASTVIGLELLNLSKEEDEEEKKKREMIKSAIETLSVSELEALVHVFDELKGNEGLLVASRIADKVGITRSVIVNALRKFESAGLIETRSLGLKGTYIKVLNEMVRDEIEKQKEKLKLK from the coding sequence ATGCAGCAGAGTCTTCTTGAAAAGGTCAGAAAACTGAACAGAGTTATCCAAAGCAAGGATAAAGAGGTTTTGGATTTTGAAAGGCTGTGCTCTGTTGTTGGTGATGTGACAGATTCGAGTGTATTTTTTATTGACAAAGATGGAAAGGTCATTTGCAAATACATCATGCCTTTTGTGAATGTGGATATAAAGCTTTCTGAAGAGAAAAAGATAGGTGATAAGCTTCAAAAGTTTTTTTGGTGGTTTGTGGACACCAGAGCAAATATGAAGTTTTCAGACATCACCAGGATTGCTGAAATTGAGAGTAAAGCTGGTGGAGAAAACGACCTGCTGTGTACATCTGTCCCTGTGATTGGCGGAGGAAGAAGATTCGGCACAGTTTTGGCATTCAAAAGTTTTTCCGCTTTTACAGAAGAAGATATAATTGTACTTGAATATGCCTCAACTGTGATTGGACTTGAACTTTTAAATCTTTCAAAGGAAGAAGATGAAGAGGAAAAGAAAAAAAGAGAGATGATAAAATCGGCGATTGAGACACTTTCTGTGTCTGAGCTTGAAGCGCTTGTGCATGTTTTTGATGAGCTAAAAGGGAATGAAGGACTTTTGGTTGCAAGCAGAATTGCAGACAAGGTGGGAATAACACGTTCTGTAATTGTAAATGCGCTCAGGAAATTTGAAAGTGCAGGACTTATAGAGACAAGGTCGCTTGGTCTTAAAGGCACATATATAAAGGTGTTAAATGAAATGGTGAGGGATGAGATAGAAAAACAAAAGGAAAAGCTAAAATTAAAGTGA